One stretch of Punica granatum isolate Tunisia-2019 chromosome 5, ASM765513v2, whole genome shotgun sequence DNA includes these proteins:
- the LOC116209286 gene encoding transketolase, chloroplastic encodes MASSTSLPISRSLIASSGARSPTPNSSPSAFSLPASFNGLKLSPLLSASRLRAALPCRRPRPSSAIRAAAVETLGAAVADTALVEKSINTIRFLAIDAVEKANSGHPGLPMGCAPMGHILYDEVMRYNPKNPYWFNRDRFVLSAGHGCMLQYALSHLAGYDSVKEEDLKQFRQWGSKTPGHPENFETPGVEVTTGPLGQGVANAVGLALAEKHLAARFNKPDNEIVDHYTYVVLGDGCQMEGIANEACSLAGHWGLGKLIAFYDDNHISIDGDTEIAFTESVDTRFEGLGWHVIWVKNGNTGYDDIRAAIKEAKAVKDKPTLIKITTTIGFGSPNKANSYSVHGSALGAKEVDATRKNLGWPYEPFHVPEDVKKHWSRHIPDGAAYEAEWNAKFAEYEKKYKEEAGELKSIINGELPAGWEKALPTYTPESPADATRNLSQQNLNALAKVIPGLLGGSADLASSNMTLLKMFGDFQKDTPEERNVRFGVREHGMGAICNGIALHSPGLIPYCATFFVFTDYMRAAMRISALCEAGVIYVMTHDSIGLGEDGPTHQPIEHLASFRAMPNILMLRPADGNETAGAYKVAVVDRKRPSVLALSRQKLPQLPGTSIEGVEKGGYIISDNSSGNKPDVILIGTGSELEIAAKAGDELRKEGKAVRVVSFVSWELFDEQTEEYKESVLPKAVTARVSIEAGSTFGWQKIVGSQGKAIGIDRFGASAPAGKIYKEFGITAEAVIAAVKELI; translated from the exons ATGGCTTCCTCCACCTCCCTCCCCATCTCACGGTCCCTCATCGCCAGCTCCGGCGCCCGTAGTCCCACCCCCAACTCTTCCCCCTCTGCCTTCTCCCTTCCCGCGTCCTTCAACGGCTTAAAACTCTCCCCACTCCTCTCCGCCTCCCGCCTCCGGGCTGCCCTCCCCTGCCGCCGGCCCCGCCCCTCCTCTGCTATTCGGGCTGCAGCCGTAGAGACACTCGGGGCAGCCGTCGCTGACACCGCCCTGGTGGAGAAGTCGATCAACACGATCAGGTTCCTTGCCATAGACGCGGTGGAGAAGGCCAACTCCGGCCACCCAGGGCTGCCCATGGGGTGCGCCCCGATGGGCCACATACTGTACGATGAGGTGATGAGGTACAACCCCAAGAACCCTTACTGGTTCAACCGGGATCGCTTCGTCTTGTCCGCCGGTCATGGCTGCATGCTCCAGTATGCTCTGTCGCATCTCGCCGGGTACGACAGCGTCAAG GAAGAAGACTTGAAGCAATTCCGCCAGTGGGGGAGCAAAACTCCAGGACACCCCGAGAACTTCGAGACCCCTGGAGTTGAAGTTACCACGG GTCCTCTGGGCCAGGGAGTTGCCAATGCCGTTGGTTTGGCCCTTGCTGAGAAGCACTTGGCTGCTCGCTTCAACAAACCTGACAACGAAATTGTTGATCACTACAC CTATGTGGTCCTCGGAGATGGTTGTCAAATGGAGGGCATTGCCAATGAGGCTTGTTCACTTGCTGGGCACTGGGGGCTTGGGAAGCTTATTGCTTTCTATGATGACAATCACATCTCAATCGATGGTGACACAGAAATTGCATTTACCGAGAGTGTGGATACACGTTTCGAAGGGCTCGGGTGGCATGTTATCTGGGTGAAAAATGGGAATACGGGCTATGATGATATTCGTGCTGCCATCAAGGAAGCAAAGGCAGTCAAGGATAAACCCACTCTTATTAAG ATAACTACAACCATTGGTTTTGGTTCACCAAACAAGGCTAACAGCTATAGTGTACATGGTAGTGCACTTGGTGCCAAAGAAGTTGATGCTACCAGGAAGAACCTCGGATGGCCCTATGAGCCCTTCCATGTACCCGAGGATGTTAAGAA ACACTGGAGTCGCCACATTCCTGATGGTGCGGCTTACGAAGCTGAATGGAATGCGAAGTTTGCTGAATACGAGAAGAAATACAAGGAGGAAGCTGGTGAACTTAAATCGATTATTAATGGTGAACTGCCTGCTGGTTGGGAGAAAGCACTTCCA ACGTACACTCCAGAGAGCCCTGCTGATGCTACGAGGAATCTTTCCCAGCAAAACCTTAATGCACTTGCAAAGGTTATTCCTGGCCTCCTTGGTGGTAGTGCAGATCTTGCATCCTCCAACATGACCCTCCTCAAGATGTTTGGTGACTTCCAGAAGGACACCCCTGAGGAGCGAAATGTTAG GTTTGGTGTTCGTGAGCATGGTATGGGAGCAATTTGCAACGGTATCGCCCTCCACAGTCCAGGCCTCATCCCCTACTGTGCAACTTTCTTTGTCTTCACTGATTACATGAGAGCTGCGATGCGTATTTCAGCCCTGTGCGAAGCGGGAGTCATCTATGTTATGACACACGACTCAATTGGGCTCGGTGAAGATGGGCCCACCCACCAGCCCATTGAGCACCTTGCAAGCTTCCGAGCCATGCCCAACATCCTGATGCTTCGTCCGGCTGATGGCAATGAGACTGCTGGGGCTTATAAAGTTGCAGTCGTCGACAGGAAGAGGCCCTCCGTGCTTGCCCTCTCAAGGCAGAAGCTACCCCAGCTCCCTGGAACATCAATTGAGGGGGTTGAGAAGGGCGGTTACATAATCTCCGACAACTCCTCCGGTAACAAGCCTGACGTGATCCTGATTGGGACGGGTTCTGAGCTCGAGATCGCTGCAAAAGCTGGGGACGAGCTGAGGAAGGAAGGGAAGGCTGTGAGGGTGGTGTCATTCGTGTCCTGGGAGCTCTTTGATGAGCAGACGGAAGAGTACAAGGAGAGCGTCCTTCCCAAAGCAGTGACTGCTAGGGTTAGCATTGAGGCAGGTTCCACTTTTGGGTGGCAGAAGATTGTCGGGAGCCAAGGGAAGGCTATCGGTATTGACCGGTTCGGGGCAAGCGCTCCAGCTGGGAAGATATACAAGGAGTTCGGGATCACTGCTGAGGCAGTCATAGCAGCGGTCAAGGAACTCATCTAG